The proteins below come from a single Argentina anserina chromosome 1, drPotAnse1.1, whole genome shotgun sequence genomic window:
- the LOC126788730 gene encoding syntaxin-132 gives MNDLLTDSFEIPRGQPPRDGDIELGTNVSMNSGELGLEFFFKKVQEIEKQNEKLDKLLRKLQDAHEETKAVTKAPSMKAIKKRMEKDVDEVGKIARFIKSKIEELDRENLANRQKPGCGKGTGVDRSRTATTLALKKKLKDKMAEFQTLRETIHQEYREVVERRVFTVTGTRADEETIERLIETGDSEQIFQKAIHEQGRGQIMDTLAEIQERHDAVRDLEKKLLDLQQIFLDMAVLVDAQGELLDNIETQVSSAVDHVQQGNTALHKAKKLQKNSRKWMCIAILILLIIVVIIVVAVLKPWSSNNGA, from the exons ATGAACGACCTCCTCACG GATTCTTTCGAGATCCCTCGGGGTCAACCTCCTAGAGATGGAGATATTGAACTAGGAACAAATGTCTCAATGAATTCTGGAGAACTTGgtttggaatttttttttaagaag GTTCAAGAAATTGAGAAACAAAATGAGAAGCTAGATAAGCTTCTGAGAAAGCTCCAG GATGCACATGAGGAGACCAAGGCAGTGACTAAGGCTCCTTCCATGAAAG CCATTAAAAAGCGGATGGAGAAAGATGTAGATGAAGTTGGAAAAATTGCCCGCTTTATAAAATCAAAAATTGAAGAACTTGACAGAGAG AATTTAGCAAATAGACAGAAACCTGGATGCGGGAAAGGAACTGGTGTAGATCGATCGCGAACAGCAACGACTCT TGCTTTGAAAAAGAAACTTAAGGACAAGATGGCTGAGTTTCAG ACTCTAAGAGAAACCATTCATCAAGAGTATCGGGAGGTTGTCGAGAGGCGAGTGTTTACAG TAACGGGCACAAGAGCGGATGAAGAG ACAATTGAGAGATTAATTGAGACCGGAGACAGCGAACAAATTTTTCAAAAGGCAATCCACGAACAAGGGCGAGGCCAG ATAATGGACACTCTAGCTGAAATTCAAGAGCGCCATGATGCTGTTAGAGACCTTGAGAAGAAGCTGCTTGATTTACAGCAG ATATTTCTTGATATGGCGGTGTTGGTGGATGCACAAGGGGAATTGCTCGATAACATTGAAACCCAG GTATCAAGTGCAGTTGATCATGTACAGCAGGGGAATACCGCTCTGCATAAGGCCAAGAAGCTACAGAAGAATTCCAGGAAATGGATGTGCATCGCGATCCTCATTCTTCTTATCATTGTCGTAATCATTGTGGTTGCCGTGTTGAAGCCATGGAGTAGCAACAATGGTGCTTAA
- the LOC126788451 gene encoding protein EMBRYO SAC DEVELOPMENT ARREST 30 gives MVLFKSKIKWVALFVLLLSFASLLRHLSIAKYSSLDLVHYSALTAFHNDFDSALGTLRTPSRKLWAAVKPLQSLQPYANPRTNYPAPNQHSTRFIYAKIFGDFARIRSSICDLVIVSRLLNATLVVPEIQQTIRSKGISNRFKSFSYLYDEEQFIASLKNDIIVVKSLPDSLKAARKRNEFKTFKPKNSASPEYYIKEVLPMLKKAKVVGLILADGGCLQSILPPSMVELQRLRCRVAFHSLQFRQEIQILGRRMVERLRAWGQPFLAYNPGLLRETLAYHGCGELFQDVHTELIQYRRAQMIKRGIIKEELSVNSHLRRLNGSCPLMPEEVGILLRAMGYPPKTIIYLTGSETFGGQRVLVPLRAMFANLVDRTSLCTNKELSDLLGPETPLPLNPFQPPPAKSEEQLKEEWKRAGPRPRPLPPPPSRPIYQHEKEGWYGWITERDTEPEPSMLYLRMQAHRLLWDALDYIVSVESNAFFPGFHNDGSGWPDFSSLVMGHRLYEMASSRTYRPDRKVVAELFNMTRDNIYHHKHNWILSVQEHLNKSLGEEGLIRQSVFSKPASFISHPLPECTCRISSADSPGHVKGNDGRIVYGGEEECPKWMQHGQDVQAQSTGEEVGNSDDNESSDYGNTVVEVPESNDSDRKDVNLVFNQDEEMDPND, from the exons ATGGTGTTGTTCAAATCCAAGATAAAATGGGTGGCTCTCTTCGTCCTCCTTTTATCTTTCGCTTCTCTCCTCCGTCACCTCTCCATCGCCAAGTACTCGTCTCTCGATTTAGTCCACTACAGCGCCCTCACCGCCTTCCACAACGACTTCGATTCCGCCTTGGGCACTCTG AGAACTCCCAGCAGGAAGCTCTGGGCCGCTGTCAAGCCCTTACAGTCTCTGCAGCCCTATGCCAATCCTCGAACCAACTATCCAG CTCCTAATCAACACAGCACTCGCTTCATTTACGCTAAGATTTTCGGTGATTTCGCAAGGATAAGATCTTCG ATCTGTGATCTGGTCATCGTATCCAGGCTTCTAAATGCTACTCTTGTCGTCCCAGAGATTCAACAAACCATTCGCTCCAAAGGCATCAg CAATCGTTTCAAGAGTTTCTCGTATCTCTATGACGAGGAGCAATTTATCGCGTCTCTCAAGAATGACATCATTGTTGTCAAGAGCCTGCCGGATAGTCTCAAGGCTGCCAGGAAAAGGAATGAATTCAAAACTTTTAAACCCAAGAATTCAGCTTCTCCTGAGTATTATATCAAAGAAGTCCTACCAATGCTGAAGAAAGCCAAGGTTGTCGGCCTCATTCTTGCTGATGGCGGATGTCTGCAG tCAATACTTCCGCCAAGCATGGTCGAGCTTCAAAGGCTTAGATGCAGGGTTGCATTCCACTCACTTCAATTTAGGCAAGAAATTCAAATTCTTGGACGACGGATGGTGGAGAG ATTACGTGCATGGGGCCAACCTTTCCTAGCATATAATCCTGGTTTATTGAGAGAAACATTGGCATATCATGGTTGTGGTGAACTTTTTCAG GATGTTCACACTGAACTAATACAATATCGAAGGGCTCAAATGATTAAGCGGGGAATTATTAAGGAAGAATTGAGTGTAAATTCACACCTTCGCAGATTAAATGGTTCTTGCCCGCTTATGCCTGAAGAG GTTGGTATTCTACTTCGTGCTATGGGATATCCTCCTAAGACAATAATATATTTGACTGGTTCTGAAACATTTGGTGGTCAACGTGTACTAGTTCCTCTGCGTGCTATGTTTGCCAACCTAGTAGATCGCACTTCTTTGTGCACGAATAAAGAACTCTCTGATTTACTGGGGCCCGAAACACCTCTTCCTCTCAATCCTTTTCAACCACCTCCAGCAAAAAGTGAGGAGCAGCTGAAAGAAGAATGGAAGAGAGCTGGTCCTAGGCCTCGGCCTCTTCCTCCACCTCCAAGTAGACCTATCTATCAGCATGAAAAAGAAGGTTGGTATGGTTGGATCACTGAGAGAGACACTGAACCAGAACCTTCAATGTTGTACCTAAGGATGCAAGCTCATAGACTACTTTGGGATGCTCTTGATTATATTGTTTCAGTGGAGTCAAACGCATTCTTTCCTGGTTTTCACAATGATGGCAGTGGATGGCCTGACTTTTCAAGCTTGGTAATGGGACACCGTTTATATGAAATGGCTTCCTCGAGGACGTACCGACCAGACAG GAAAGTTGTAGCCGAACTTTTCAACATGACCAGGGACAATATTTACCACCACAAGCATAATTGGATACTGTCGGTACAGGAACATCTTAACAAAAGCTTGGGTGAGGAGGGCTTAATTAGGCAATCGGTGTTCTCAAAACCAGCATCATTTATTTCACACCCACTCCCAGAATGCACTTGTAGAATATCTTCTGCCGATTCTCCTGGTCATGTAAAAGGGAATGATGGCCGAATTGTATATGGAGGTGAAGAAGAGTGTCCCAAATGGATGCAGCATGGTCAAGATGTTCAAGCACAGTCAACTGGGGAAGAGGTTGGTAACTCTGATGACAATGAATCATCAGACTATGGAAATACTGTGGTTGAAGTGCCAGAATCAAATGACAGTGACAGAAAAGATGTGAATTTAGTTTTCAATCAGGATGAAGAAATGGATCCAAATGACTAA
- the LOC126788575 gene encoding uncharacterized protein LOC126788575, which produces MEDKVEWIGEEKVKKEEFHLVIKTKDVELEPGDSKEEKTQTELEIKTKSVEKLKPKNKMEEEKDTKSNKEKEKGEDEEELKETEKKDKKKDKDKQGKKKKKSKDSGGSENHGESDQKEKKIDKKEKKSKGSGKGLSDGEEEEIECKDEKLSVKDDSKHTEDKNDEKKKKKINKKIKDKKEQKEEKQKGIYKEKDDGDDEEDDEEKEGKKKKKKDKGKSDDNEKEGKKKKKDKKGKDEKKKKDRDNDEKEEKTDEEEVKEKHKNVEDVEKMKAEVTSREVEIEEDDEEKEGKKKKKKKDKGKSDDNEKEGKKKKKKDTGKSDDNEKEGKKKKNKKQGKDEKKKKDGDNDEKEEKTDEEEMKEKHKNVEDVEKMKAEVSREVEIEDVKESEEEEKQKDVVKESKEKKEKCEKKRKVDKKDKCNDVGKLKQKLEKIDGKIEALVANKADIMRQIKEAQGTETPSNAAVAAS; this is translated from the coding sequence ATGGAAGACAAAGTTGAATGGATAGGAGAAGAAAAGGTTAAGAAAGAAGAATTCCATTTAGTAATCAAAACCAAGGATGTCGAACTTGAACCAGGTGACTCCAAGGAGGAAAAGACTCAGACGGAGCTTGAAATAAAGACCAAGTCTGTGGAAAAACTGAAGCCAAAGAATAAGATGGAAGAGGAGAAAGACACGAAATCAAACAAGGAAAAGGAGAAAGGAGAAGATGAGGAAGAGTTGAAGGAGACAGAGAAGAAAGATAAGAAGAAGGACAAGGATAAAcaagggaagaagaagaagaagagcaaaGATAGTGGGGGCTCAGAGAATCATGGAGAGAGTGAtcagaaagagaaaaagatagacaaaaaagaaaagaagagcaAAGGCAGCGGCAAAGGGTTAAgtgatggagaagaagaagagatagAATGCAAAGACGAAAAATTGAGTGTCAAGGATGATTCTAAGCACACAGAGGACAAAAAcgatgagaagaagaagaagaagataaataagaagattAAAGATAAGAAGGagcagaaagaagagaaacagAAGGGTATATATAAGGAAAAGGATGATGGGGATGATGAGGAAGAcgatgaagaaaaagaagggaaaaagaagaagaaaaaggataaGGGAAAATCTGATGACAACGAAAAAgaggggaagaagaagaagaaggataaGAAAGGCAAGGacgaaaaaaagaagaaagacagGGATAATgatgagaaagaagagaagacgGATGAGGAGGAGGTGAAGGAGAAACACAAAAATGTCGAGGATGTGGAGAAGATGAAGGCTGAAGTTACTTCAAGGGAAGTTGAAATAGAGGAAGAcgatgaagaaaaagaagggaaaaagaagaagaagaaaaaggataaGGGAAAATCTGATGACAACGAAAAAGaggggaaaaagaagaagaaaaaggatacAGGAAAATCTGATGACAACGAAAAAgaggggaagaagaagaagaataagaagcaAGGCAAggatgagaaaaagaagaaagacgGGGATAATgatgagaaagaagagaagacgGATGAGGAGGAGATGAAGGAGAAGCACAAAAATGTCGAGGATGTGGAGAAGATGAAGGCTGAAGTTTCGAGGGAGGTTGAAATAGAAGATGTCAAAgagtcggaggaggaggagaagcagAAAGATGTGGTCAAGGAAAGTAAAGAGAAAAAGGAGAAATGCGAGAAGAAGCGGAAGGTTGATAAGAAAGACAAGTGCAATGATGTTGGAAAGCTGAAACAGAAGCTAGAGAAGATTGATGGCAAGATAGAAGCACTTGTTGCAAACAAGGCAGATATCATGAGGCAGATTAAAGAAGCTCAAGGAACAGAGACTCCCTCAAATGCAGCAGTGGCGGCATCTTGA